From a region of the Bacteroidota bacterium genome:
- a CDS encoding RMD1 family protein — MQREKIFVRALDVASAYDLHGARKVLEDDLKGTVLEHTPLLVQLAPRKLVALFDYGSIVFFNVESPEQTSLVQSLMPFTQRPNKIVSDDDFILYLGTQSKDPEGTDELTIRELTRDIALLVGAVLSRSVSVEYYEKLVEDALAQLEGPIASLQSTGTIPYRQRELTKKVGFALAVEHELAYTLSAFDDPAIVWDGGKRIEDLYTGLKRQFDLEDRIRIIEQKVSLISRSGMFIIARLEGRRATALEWIIILLILAEILIVIFERMA, encoded by the coding sequence GTGCAGCGGGAAAAGATCTTCGTCAGGGCCCTCGATGTGGCTTCGGCGTACGATCTTCACGGCGCCCGGAAAGTGCTTGAGGACGATCTCAAGGGAACAGTCCTCGAACATACGCCTCTTCTCGTTCAGTTGGCCCCCCGGAAACTTGTCGCCCTGTTCGATTACGGGTCGATCGTTTTTTTCAACGTGGAATCCCCCGAACAAACCTCCCTCGTCCAGAGCCTCATGCCGTTCACTCAGCGGCCCAACAAGATTGTGAGCGACGACGACTTCATCCTCTACCTCGGAACGCAGTCAAAGGATCCGGAAGGAACCGACGAGCTGACGATCCGGGAGCTGACAAGGGATATCGCGCTCCTTGTGGGCGCGGTGTTGAGCCGGTCGGTGTCGGTGGAGTACTACGAAAAACTCGTAGAAGACGCGCTTGCGCAGCTGGAGGGGCCGATCGCCTCGCTTCAGTCCACGGGAACGATTCCCTACCGGCAGCGTGAGCTCACAAAAAAAGTGGGTTTCGCGCTCGCGGTCGAGCACGAACTGGCCTATACGCTCTCGGCGTTTGACGACCCGGCGATTGTGTGGGACGGAGGCAAACGGATCGAAGACCTCTACACGGGCTTGAAGCGGCAGTTTGACCTGGAGGACCGGATCAGGATCATCGAGCAAAAAGTCTCACTCATTTCGCGATCAGGGATGTTCATCATCGCACGGCTCGAGGGCCGGCGGGCGACGGCCCTCGAATGGATCATCATCCTGCTAATCCTGGCGGAGATCCTCATCGTGATATTCGAGCGGATGGCCTGA
- a CDS encoding pyridoxal phosphate-dependent aminotransferase, which produces MIHIAQRMSRLGTETAFEVLARARALEAQGKNIVHLEIGEPDFDTPVNIKLAAKKAIDDNYTHYGPAAGLPQARAAIARHVSETRGIEVLPEQVVFTPGAKPIMFFTILACVDEGDEVIYPNPGFPIYESAVEFVGARAVPLRLREDKGFGFDLEDLKRLVTPKTRMLILNSPQNPTGGVLSESDIRGIAEVALAHNLIVLSDEIYGRILYDGTTAFSIASLPGMQERTVILDGFSKTFAMTGWRLGYGVMPAELAKYVTQLQVNSTSCTTSFSQIAAIEALTGPQKDVESMLEEFKRRRDIIVAGLNAIPGIRCHKPLGAFYVFPNITGTGKTSRQLADQLLTDAGVACLAGTAFGKFGEGYLRFSYANSIPNIEKALGRIERSLKPESVSVG; this is translated from the coding sequence ATGATCCATATCGCTCAGCGCATGAGCCGCCTCGGCACCGAGACGGCATTCGAGGTGCTCGCCAGGGCGCGCGCCCTCGAAGCACAGGGGAAAAACATCGTCCATCTGGAAATCGGCGAGCCCGATTTCGACACCCCGGTCAACATCAAGCTGGCTGCAAAGAAAGCGATCGACGACAACTACACCCATTACGGCCCCGCGGCGGGGCTGCCTCAGGCCCGGGCGGCGATCGCCCGTCACGTCTCCGAAACCCGGGGCATCGAGGTTCTCCCGGAGCAGGTCGTGTTCACCCCCGGCGCCAAGCCGATCATGTTTTTTACGATTCTGGCGTGCGTGGACGAGGGGGACGAGGTCATCTATCCCAATCCCGGTTTTCCGATCTACGAATCGGCGGTCGAGTTCGTCGGGGCCAGGGCGGTGCCGCTCCGGTTGCGGGAAGACAAGGGGTTCGGGTTTGATCTCGAAGATCTGAAGCGTCTTGTCACCCCGAAGACCCGGATGCTCATTCTGAATTCGCCGCAGAATCCGACGGGGGGAGTCTTGAGCGAGTCCGACATTCGGGGGATTGCCGAAGTGGCCCTCGCCCACAACCTCATCGTCCTCTCCGACGAAATTTACGGCCGGATCCTGTACGACGGCACCACGGCGTTCAGCATTGCTTCGCTTCCGGGAATGCAGGAGCGGACGGTCATTCTGGACGGATTTTCGAAGACATTTGCCATGACCGGCTGGCGGCTCGGCTATGGAGTCATGCCCGCGGAGCTGGCAAAATACGTCACGCAGCTCCAGGTCAACAGCACGTCCTGCACCACCTCGTTTTCACAGATCGCGGCGATCGAAGCCCTCACGGGGCCCCAGAAGGATGTAGAAAGCATGCTGGAGGAATTCAAGCGGCGCCGCGACATCATCGTCGCCGGACTGAACGCGATTCCCGGCATCCGGTGCCACAAACCGCTAGGCGCTTTCTACGTCTTTCCGAACATCACCGGGACGGGCAAGACATCGCGGCAGCTTGCCGACCAGCTGCTGACCGATGCGGGTGTGGCGTGCCTCGCCGGAACCGCATTCGGCAAATTCGGCGAAGGGTACCTTCGGTTTTCCTACGCAAACTCGATCCCCAATATTGAAAAAGCTCTCGGGCGGATCGAACGCTCCCTGAAGCCGGAGAGCGTTTCAGTCGGATAG
- a CDS encoding M48 family metallopeptidase — protein sequence MKTIAARLLPAAGICLMSLLFNSCSTVPLTGRQQLNLIPGSEMLSMSGQQYNDFLKSNKVIPATDKQSVAVKTVGKRIQSAVEQYASQNGMSLSGYSWEFNLVENKEKNAWCMPGGKVVVYSGILPLTGNDVGLAVVLGHEIAHAVAGHGAERMSQGLLAQLGSTALSQALSEKPQETQQIWMTAFGVGVQYGALLPFSRVQESEADHLGLIFMAMAGYDPNQALTFWQRMAQENQGQAPPEFMSTHPSDESRIAKIREELPEALRYYKKGK from the coding sequence ATGAAAACGATCGCCGCACGACTACTCCCGGCAGCGGGAATCTGCCTCATGAGCCTGCTGTTTAACTCCTGCAGCACCGTTCCCCTCACGGGAAGACAACAGTTGAATCTGATCCCCGGATCGGAGATGCTTTCGATGAGCGGGCAACAGTATAACGACTTCCTGAAGAGCAACAAGGTCATCCCCGCGACCGATAAACAGTCCGTCGCCGTAAAAACGGTGGGGAAGCGAATCCAGTCCGCCGTCGAGCAGTACGCATCTCAGAACGGAATGTCCCTGAGCGGATACAGCTGGGAATTCAATCTGGTCGAAAACAAGGAGAAAAACGCCTGGTGCATGCCGGGAGGCAAAGTGGTGGTCTACTCGGGAATCCTTCCGCTCACGGGCAACGATGTGGGCCTCGCGGTCGTGCTCGGACATGAGATTGCCCATGCCGTTGCCGGCCACGGCGCCGAGCGGATGAGCCAGGGTTTGCTGGCGCAACTCGGATCGACGGCTCTCTCCCAGGCGCTCTCCGAGAAGCCCCAGGAAACGCAGCAAATCTGGATGACCGCCTTCGGAGTCGGGGTACAGTACGGCGCGCTCCTTCCGTTCAGCCGCGTGCAGGAGAGCGAGGCAGACCATCTCGGTTTGATCTTCATGGCGATGGCCGGTTACGACCCGAATCAGGCGTTGACCTTCTGGCAGCGCATGGCGCAGGAGAACCAGGGTCAGGCTCCGCCGGAGTTTATGAGCACGCATCCCTCGGATGAATCGCGGATCGCGAAAATACGGGAAGAACTCCCCGAGGCGCTCCGGTATTACAAGAAGGGAAAATAA